Proteins encoded in a region of the Ziziphus jujuba cultivar Dongzao chromosome 3, ASM3175591v1 genome:
- the LOC107423349 gene encoding small nuclear ribonucleoprotein SmD1a, protein MKLVRFLMKLNNETVSIELKNGTVVHGTITGVDISMNTHLKTVKLTLKGKNPVTLDHLSVRGNNIRYYILPDSLNLETLLVEETPRVKPKKPTAGRPVGRGRGRGRGR, encoded by the exons ATGAAGCTCGTCAG GTTTTTGATGAAGTTGAACAACGAGACTGTGTCGATTGAACTCAAAAACGGCACCGTTGTACATGGAACTATAAcag GCGTGGACATCAGTATGAACACACATCTGAAGACGGTTAAACTTACACTGAAGGGGAAAAATCCAGTGACTCTTGATCATCTCAGTGTTAGGGGGAACAACATTCGCTACTACATCCTCCCTGACAGCTTGAATCTTGAGACTCTACTGGTGGAAGAGACACCCAGGGTCAAGCCCAAGAAGCCAACTGCTG GGAGGCCTGTGGGACGGGGTCGAGGACGTGGCCGTGGCCGTTAG
- the LOC107423345 gene encoding uncharacterized protein At4g15545 isoform X3, protein MLAKESGGVNFDLPEEVLRVLPSDPFDQLDVARKITSIALSTRVSALESESSDLRAKLAEKDRLIDDLRDQESLLKENASLSSTVKKLNRDVAKLEVFRKTLMQSLQEDEDNTGGAPEVEAKIESQGSLSTGSQIGEDDAAYPDMRSSSMRSQFTSVGNSFAEGREADSIRPRISPGLLLASQTTTPRFTPPGSPPSLSASVSPTRTSKPVSPRRHSMSFSTSRGMYDDRSSISSSDTASQTGRTRVDGKEFFRQVRSRLSYEQFGAFLANVKELNAHKQTKEETLQKADEIFGPENKDLYAIFEGLITRSLH, encoded by the exons ATGCTAGCGAAGGAATCGGGTGGTGTGAACTTCGATCTCCCCGAAGAAGTACTGAGGGTACTGCCTTCGGATCCTTTCGACCAACTTGATGTGGCCCGCAAAATCACATCCATTGCCCTCTCGACGCGTGTCTCGGCTCTCGAATCAGAGTCATCCGACCTTCGCGCCAAGCTCGCCGAGAAAGACCGCCTCATCGACGACCTTCGTGACCAG GAGAGCTTGCTGAAAGAGAACGCTTCGTTGTCTAGCACTGTTAAGAAGCTTAACAGAGATGTCGCAAAG TTGGAGGTTTTCAGAAAGACACTTATGCAATCACtccaagaagatgaagataatact GGAGGTGCTCCAGAAGTTGAGGCTAAGATTGAAAGCCAAGGAAGTTTGTCTACTGGATCACAGATTGGAG AAGATGATGCTGCATATCCAGATATGAGATCCTCATCAATGAGGAGCCAGTTCACTTCAGTTGGAAATTCGTTTGCAGAGGGTCGTGAAGCAGATT CCATAAGACCTCGCATATCACCTGGTCTCCTGTTAGCATCCCAGACTACTACACCTCGGTTCACTCCTCCTGGTTCTCCTCCTAGTCTATCTGCATCAGTTTCTCCTACAAGGACGTCGAAACCTGTGTCCCCAAGACGGCATTCAATGTCATTTTCAACATCAAGAGGCATGTATGATGATAGGTCTTCAATATCAAGTTCTGACACAGCATCCCAAACTG GAAGAACTCGAGTTGATGGAAAAGAATTTTTTCGCCAAGTCAG GAGCCGATTGTCTTATGAGCAGTTTGGTGCTTTTCTTGCAAATGTGAAGGAACTGAATGCCCACAAGCAGACAAAAGAG GAGACTCTACAAAAGGCTGATGAGATTTTTGGACCAGAAAACAAGGACCTGTATGCTATTTTTGAGGGGTTGATAACTCGCAGTCTGCATTGA
- the LOC107423345 gene encoding uncharacterized protein At4g15545 isoform X2 codes for MLAKESGGVNFDLPEEVLRVLPSDPFDQLDVARKITSIALSTRVSALESESSDLRAKLAEKDRLIDDLRDQVDSLDASLSDATDKLAVADHERESLLKENASLSSTVKKLNRDVAKLEVFRKTLMQSLQEDEDNTGGAPEVEAKIESQGSLSTGSQIGDDAAYPDMRSSSMRSQFTSVGNSFAEGREADSIRPRISPGLLLASQTTTPRFTPPGSPPSLSASVSPTRTSKPVSPRRHSMSFSTSRGMYDDRSSISSSDTASQTGRTRVDGKEFFRQVRSRLSYEQFGAFLANVKELNAHKQTKEETLQKADEIFGPENKDLYAIFEGLITRSLH; via the exons ATGCTAGCGAAGGAATCGGGTGGTGTGAACTTCGATCTCCCCGAAGAAGTACTGAGGGTACTGCCTTCGGATCCTTTCGACCAACTTGATGTGGCCCGCAAAATCACATCCATTGCCCTCTCGACGCGTGTCTCGGCTCTCGAATCAGAGTCATCCGACCTTCGCGCCAAGCTCGCCGAGAAAGACCGCCTCATCGACGACCTTCGTGACCAGGTCGATTCCCTCGACGCCTCTCTCTCCGACGCCACTGATAAACTCGCCGTCGCCGACCATGAAAGG GAGAGCTTGCTGAAAGAGAACGCTTCGTTGTCTAGCACTGTTAAGAAGCTTAACAGAGATGTCGCAAAG TTGGAGGTTTTCAGAAAGACACTTATGCAATCACtccaagaagatgaagataatact GGAGGTGCTCCAGAAGTTGAGGCTAAGATTGAAAGCCAAGGAAGTTTGTCTACTGGATCACAGATTGGAG ATGATGCTGCATATCCAGATATGAGATCCTCATCAATGAGGAGCCAGTTCACTTCAGTTGGAAATTCGTTTGCAGAGGGTCGTGAAGCAGATT CCATAAGACCTCGCATATCACCTGGTCTCCTGTTAGCATCCCAGACTACTACACCTCGGTTCACTCCTCCTGGTTCTCCTCCTAGTCTATCTGCATCAGTTTCTCCTACAAGGACGTCGAAACCTGTGTCCCCAAGACGGCATTCAATGTCATTTTCAACATCAAGAGGCATGTATGATGATAGGTCTTCAATATCAAGTTCTGACACAGCATCCCAAACTG GAAGAACTCGAGTTGATGGAAAAGAATTTTTTCGCCAAGTCAG GAGCCGATTGTCTTATGAGCAGTTTGGTGCTTTTCTTGCAAATGTGAAGGAACTGAATGCCCACAAGCAGACAAAAGAG GAGACTCTACAAAAGGCTGATGAGATTTTTGGACCAGAAAACAAGGACCTGTATGCTATTTTTGAGGGGTTGATAACTCGCAGTCTGCATTGA
- the LOC107423345 gene encoding uncharacterized protein At4g15545 isoform X1 yields the protein MLAKESGGVNFDLPEEVLRVLPSDPFDQLDVARKITSIALSTRVSALESESSDLRAKLAEKDRLIDDLRDQVDSLDASLSDATDKLAVADHERESLLKENASLSSTVKKLNRDVAKLEVFRKTLMQSLQEDEDNTGGAPEVEAKIESQGSLSTGSQIGEDDAAYPDMRSSSMRSQFTSVGNSFAEGREADSIRPRISPGLLLASQTTTPRFTPPGSPPSLSASVSPTRTSKPVSPRRHSMSFSTSRGMYDDRSSISSSDTASQTGRTRVDGKEFFRQVRSRLSYEQFGAFLANVKELNAHKQTKEETLQKADEIFGPENKDLYAIFEGLITRSLH from the exons ATGCTAGCGAAGGAATCGGGTGGTGTGAACTTCGATCTCCCCGAAGAAGTACTGAGGGTACTGCCTTCGGATCCTTTCGACCAACTTGATGTGGCCCGCAAAATCACATCCATTGCCCTCTCGACGCGTGTCTCGGCTCTCGAATCAGAGTCATCCGACCTTCGCGCCAAGCTCGCCGAGAAAGACCGCCTCATCGACGACCTTCGTGACCAGGTCGATTCCCTCGACGCCTCTCTCTCCGACGCCACTGATAAACTCGCCGTCGCCGACCATGAAAGG GAGAGCTTGCTGAAAGAGAACGCTTCGTTGTCTAGCACTGTTAAGAAGCTTAACAGAGATGTCGCAAAG TTGGAGGTTTTCAGAAAGACACTTATGCAATCACtccaagaagatgaagataatact GGAGGTGCTCCAGAAGTTGAGGCTAAGATTGAAAGCCAAGGAAGTTTGTCTACTGGATCACAGATTGGAG AAGATGATGCTGCATATCCAGATATGAGATCCTCATCAATGAGGAGCCAGTTCACTTCAGTTGGAAATTCGTTTGCAGAGGGTCGTGAAGCAGATT CCATAAGACCTCGCATATCACCTGGTCTCCTGTTAGCATCCCAGACTACTACACCTCGGTTCACTCCTCCTGGTTCTCCTCCTAGTCTATCTGCATCAGTTTCTCCTACAAGGACGTCGAAACCTGTGTCCCCAAGACGGCATTCAATGTCATTTTCAACATCAAGAGGCATGTATGATGATAGGTCTTCAATATCAAGTTCTGACACAGCATCCCAAACTG GAAGAACTCGAGTTGATGGAAAAGAATTTTTTCGCCAAGTCAG GAGCCGATTGTCTTATGAGCAGTTTGGTGCTTTTCTTGCAAATGTGAAGGAACTGAATGCCCACAAGCAGACAAAAGAG GAGACTCTACAAAAGGCTGATGAGATTTTTGGACCAGAAAACAAGGACCTGTATGCTATTTTTGAGGGGTTGATAACTCGCAGTCTGCATTGA
- the LOC107423343 gene encoding receptor-like cytosolic serine/threonine-protein kinase RBK2 isoform X2 has translation MGIIQQSSSSSSSSATATCNGSRSIHKQNQDEETTPVGSRRHRAGFSDSFSSHDLGSLDLEEGLTGSRRRVSEDYLRNSESEPVTPKASTSDTDAKAPNWRGFFRILKKGPQMPFQTFPPLINVPKLTRRKSKRIREELVPQLNSPALKTSLDTELSCFKASWKNFSLSELQVATDNFSKDNLIGEGGYAEVYKGKLENGQYAAIKRLTRGTQEEMTADFLSELGILVHVDDPNIAKVIGYGVEGGMHLVLHLSPHGSLSSILYGPREKLDWGIRYKIALGTAKGLLYLHEGCQRRIIHKDIKASNILLSEDFEPQISDFGLAKWLPDQWTHHIVSKFEGTFGFVLQKSKNIYIFFPLKILLLQTLYLCSSFPPKNHDSYLPPEFFMHGIVDEKTDVYSYGVLLLEVITGKPAIDGSQTSLVMWVKPLLSKNNLKELIDPCLGDSYDVDQMKRVVMTASMCINQSSIHRPQMSEVVQILEGDEGRLELLHQRQKSKLQRTYSEELCHAEEYNSTKYLSDLDRQLEFVLGPL, from the exons ATGGGAATTATTCAACaatcttcgtcttcttcttcttcttctgctactGCTACATG CAATGGTTCTCGCAGCATTCACAAACAGAATCAAGATGAGGAAACTACTCCTGTTGGAAGCAGAAGGCATAGAGCAGGGTTTTCTGACTCTTTTTCAAGTCATG ACTTGGGTTCATTAGATTTGGAGGAGGGTCTAACCGGGTCTCGTCGTAGAGTTTCTGAGGATTATCTAAGAAATTCAGAATCCGAACCAGTCACTCCCAAGGCCAGCACTTCAGATACAGATGCAAAAGCTCCAAATTGGCGTGGCTTCTTTAGAATACTGAAGAAAGGACCCCAAATGCCTTTCCAAACATTTCCTCCTCTAATAAATGTTCCAAAACTTACAAGGAGAAAAAGCAAAAGGATTAGAGAAGAGCTTGTTCCACAATTGAACTCTCCAGCCTTGAAAACTAGTTTGGATACTGAACTTAGCTGCTTCAAAGCCTCATGGAAGAATTTCTCACTCTCAGAACTCCAAGTTGCAACAGACAACTTCAGCAAGG ATAATTTGATTGGTGAAGGAGGCTATGCTGAGGTTTACAAAGGGAAATTAGAAAATGGTCAGTATGCTGCAATTAAACGTCTAACAAGGGGAACACAAGAAGAAATGACTGCAGATTTCTTATCTGAGCTTGGAATATTAGTCCATGTTGATGATCCAAATATTGCTAAAGTGATTGGATATGGTGTTGAAGGAGGAATGCACCTTGTTCTTCATTTGTCTCCCCATGGCAGCCTATCATCCATACTTTATG GCCCACGGGAAAAACTGGATTGGGGAATCAGATATAAAATTGCTTTAGGTACTGCTAAGGGCCTTCTGTATCTTCATGAAGGATGCCAGAGGAGAATTATCCACAAAGATATTAAGGCTTCTAATATATTGCTTTCAGAGGATTTTGAACCTCAG ATATCTGATTTTGGGCTTGCAAAGTGGCTACCAGATCAATGGACTCACCATATTGTCTCAAAATTTGAAGGCACATTTGGGTTCGTACTTCAAaagtcaaaaaatatatatatattttttcccttGAAAATTTTGTTACTTCAAACGCTTTACCTCTGTTCTTCTTTTCCTCCCAAAAATCATGATAGCTACCTTCCTCCTGAGTTCTTCATGCATGGCATAGTAGATGAGAAAACCGACGTCTATTCTTATGGGGTACTACTATTAGAAGTCATCACTGGTAAGCCAGCTATTGATGGATCACAGACAAGCCTTGTGATGTGG GTAAAACCTTTACTTTCGAAGAATAATCTCAAGGAGCTAATAGATCCATGTCTTGGAGATTCCTATGATGTAGATCAGATGAAACGTGTGGTTATGACAGCTTCAATGTGTATAAATCAATCCTCTATCCATCGACCACAAATGAGCGAG GTTGTGCAGATTTTAGAAGGTGATGAAGGCCGTTTGGAATTGTTACATCAGCGCCAAAAGTCTAAACTCCAAAGGACATATTCTGAGGAGCTTTGCCATGCAGAAGAGTACAACTCAACCAAATATTTGAGTGATCTTGATCGACAATTGGAGTTCGTCTTAGGCCCCCTCTAG
- the LOC107423343 gene encoding receptor-like cytosolic serine/threonine-protein kinase RBK2 isoform X4 has translation MNPFQLLASAFGGFRVSIHNGSRSIHKQNQDEETTPVGSRRHRAGFSDSFSSHDLGSLDLEEGLTGSRRRVSEDYLRNSESEPVTPKASTSDTDAKAPNWRGFFRILKKGPQMPFQTFPPLINVPKLTRRKSKRIREELVPQLNSPALKTSLDTELSCFKASWKNFSLSELQVATDNFSKDNLIGEGGYAEVYKGKLENGQYAAIKRLTRGTQEEMTADFLSELGILVHVDDPNIAKVIGYGVEGGMHLVLHLSPHGSLSSILYGPREKLDWGIRYKIALGTAKGLLYLHEGCQRRIIHKDIKASNILLSEDFEPQISDFGLAKWLPDQWTHHIVSKFEGTFGYLPPEFFMHGIVDEKTDVYSYGVLLLEVITGKPAIDGSQTSLVMWVKPLLSKNNLKELIDPCLGDSYDVDQMKRVVMTASMCINQSSIHRPQMSEVVQILEGDEGRLELLHQRQKSKLQRTYSEELCHAEEYNSTKYLSDLDRQLEFVLGPL, from the exons ATGAATCCTTTTCAGCTCTTAGCTTCTGCATTTGGCGGATTTCGTGTCTCTATTCA CAATGGTTCTCGCAGCATTCACAAACAGAATCAAGATGAGGAAACTACTCCTGTTGGAAGCAGAAGGCATAGAGCAGGGTTTTCTGACTCTTTTTCAAGTCATG ACTTGGGTTCATTAGATTTGGAGGAGGGTCTAACCGGGTCTCGTCGTAGAGTTTCTGAGGATTATCTAAGAAATTCAGAATCCGAACCAGTCACTCCCAAGGCCAGCACTTCAGATACAGATGCAAAAGCTCCAAATTGGCGTGGCTTCTTTAGAATACTGAAGAAAGGACCCCAAATGCCTTTCCAAACATTTCCTCCTCTAATAAATGTTCCAAAACTTACAAGGAGAAAAAGCAAAAGGATTAGAGAAGAGCTTGTTCCACAATTGAACTCTCCAGCCTTGAAAACTAGTTTGGATACTGAACTTAGCTGCTTCAAAGCCTCATGGAAGAATTTCTCACTCTCAGAACTCCAAGTTGCAACAGACAACTTCAGCAAGG ATAATTTGATTGGTGAAGGAGGCTATGCTGAGGTTTACAAAGGGAAATTAGAAAATGGTCAGTATGCTGCAATTAAACGTCTAACAAGGGGAACACAAGAAGAAATGACTGCAGATTTCTTATCTGAGCTTGGAATATTAGTCCATGTTGATGATCCAAATATTGCTAAAGTGATTGGATATGGTGTTGAAGGAGGAATGCACCTTGTTCTTCATTTGTCTCCCCATGGCAGCCTATCATCCATACTTTATG GCCCACGGGAAAAACTGGATTGGGGAATCAGATATAAAATTGCTTTAGGTACTGCTAAGGGCCTTCTGTATCTTCATGAAGGATGCCAGAGGAGAATTATCCACAAAGATATTAAGGCTTCTAATATATTGCTTTCAGAGGATTTTGAACCTCAG ATATCTGATTTTGGGCTTGCAAAGTGGCTACCAGATCAATGGACTCACCATATTGTCTCAAAATTTGAAGGCACATTTGG CTACCTTCCTCCTGAGTTCTTCATGCATGGCATAGTAGATGAGAAAACCGACGTCTATTCTTATGGGGTACTACTATTAGAAGTCATCACTGGTAAGCCAGCTATTGATGGATCACAGACAAGCCTTGTGATGTGG GTAAAACCTTTACTTTCGAAGAATAATCTCAAGGAGCTAATAGATCCATGTCTTGGAGATTCCTATGATGTAGATCAGATGAAACGTGTGGTTATGACAGCTTCAATGTGTATAAATCAATCCTCTATCCATCGACCACAAATGAGCGAG GTTGTGCAGATTTTAGAAGGTGATGAAGGCCGTTTGGAATTGTTACATCAGCGCCAAAAGTCTAAACTCCAAAGGACATATTCTGAGGAGCTTTGCCATGCAGAAGAGTACAACTCAACCAAATATTTGAGTGATCTTGATCGACAATTGGAGTTCGTCTTAGGCCCCCTCTAG
- the LOC107423343 gene encoding receptor-like cytosolic serine/threonine-protein kinase RBK2 isoform X1 has product MNPFQLLASAFGGFRVSIHNGSRSIHKQNQDEETTPVGSRRHRAGFSDSFSSHDLGSLDLEEGLTGSRRRVSEDYLRNSESEPVTPKASTSDTDAKAPNWRGFFRILKKGPQMPFQTFPPLINVPKLTRRKSKRIREELVPQLNSPALKTSLDTELSCFKASWKNFSLSELQVATDNFSKDNLIGEGGYAEVYKGKLENGQYAAIKRLTRGTQEEMTADFLSELGILVHVDDPNIAKVIGYGVEGGMHLVLHLSPHGSLSSILYGPREKLDWGIRYKIALGTAKGLLYLHEGCQRRIIHKDIKASNILLSEDFEPQISDFGLAKWLPDQWTHHIVSKFEGTFGFVLQKSKNIYIFFPLKILLLQTLYLCSSFPPKNHDSYLPPEFFMHGIVDEKTDVYSYGVLLLEVITGKPAIDGSQTSLVMWVKPLLSKNNLKELIDPCLGDSYDVDQMKRVVMTASMCINQSSIHRPQMSEVVQILEGDEGRLELLHQRQKSKLQRTYSEELCHAEEYNSTKYLSDLDRQLEFVLGPL; this is encoded by the exons ATGAATCCTTTTCAGCTCTTAGCTTCTGCATTTGGCGGATTTCGTGTCTCTATTCA CAATGGTTCTCGCAGCATTCACAAACAGAATCAAGATGAGGAAACTACTCCTGTTGGAAGCAGAAGGCATAGAGCAGGGTTTTCTGACTCTTTTTCAAGTCATG ACTTGGGTTCATTAGATTTGGAGGAGGGTCTAACCGGGTCTCGTCGTAGAGTTTCTGAGGATTATCTAAGAAATTCAGAATCCGAACCAGTCACTCCCAAGGCCAGCACTTCAGATACAGATGCAAAAGCTCCAAATTGGCGTGGCTTCTTTAGAATACTGAAGAAAGGACCCCAAATGCCTTTCCAAACATTTCCTCCTCTAATAAATGTTCCAAAACTTACAAGGAGAAAAAGCAAAAGGATTAGAGAAGAGCTTGTTCCACAATTGAACTCTCCAGCCTTGAAAACTAGTTTGGATACTGAACTTAGCTGCTTCAAAGCCTCATGGAAGAATTTCTCACTCTCAGAACTCCAAGTTGCAACAGACAACTTCAGCAAGG ATAATTTGATTGGTGAAGGAGGCTATGCTGAGGTTTACAAAGGGAAATTAGAAAATGGTCAGTATGCTGCAATTAAACGTCTAACAAGGGGAACACAAGAAGAAATGACTGCAGATTTCTTATCTGAGCTTGGAATATTAGTCCATGTTGATGATCCAAATATTGCTAAAGTGATTGGATATGGTGTTGAAGGAGGAATGCACCTTGTTCTTCATTTGTCTCCCCATGGCAGCCTATCATCCATACTTTATG GCCCACGGGAAAAACTGGATTGGGGAATCAGATATAAAATTGCTTTAGGTACTGCTAAGGGCCTTCTGTATCTTCATGAAGGATGCCAGAGGAGAATTATCCACAAAGATATTAAGGCTTCTAATATATTGCTTTCAGAGGATTTTGAACCTCAG ATATCTGATTTTGGGCTTGCAAAGTGGCTACCAGATCAATGGACTCACCATATTGTCTCAAAATTTGAAGGCACATTTGGGTTCGTACTTCAAaagtcaaaaaatatatatatattttttcccttGAAAATTTTGTTACTTCAAACGCTTTACCTCTGTTCTTCTTTTCCTCCCAAAAATCATGATAGCTACCTTCCTCCTGAGTTCTTCATGCATGGCATAGTAGATGAGAAAACCGACGTCTATTCTTATGGGGTACTACTATTAGAAGTCATCACTGGTAAGCCAGCTATTGATGGATCACAGACAAGCCTTGTGATGTGG GTAAAACCTTTACTTTCGAAGAATAATCTCAAGGAGCTAATAGATCCATGTCTTGGAGATTCCTATGATGTAGATCAGATGAAACGTGTGGTTATGACAGCTTCAATGTGTATAAATCAATCCTCTATCCATCGACCACAAATGAGCGAG GTTGTGCAGATTTTAGAAGGTGATGAAGGCCGTTTGGAATTGTTACATCAGCGCCAAAAGTCTAAACTCCAAAGGACATATTCTGAGGAGCTTTGCCATGCAGAAGAGTACAACTCAACCAAATATTTGAGTGATCTTGATCGACAATTGGAGTTCGTCTTAGGCCCCCTCTAG
- the LOC107423343 gene encoding receptor-like cytosolic serine/threonine-protein kinase RBK2 isoform X3 has protein sequence MGSNGSRSIHKQNQDEETTPVGSRRHRAGFSDSFSSHDLGSLDLEEGLTGSRRRVSEDYLRNSESEPVTPKASTSDTDAKAPNWRGFFRILKKGPQMPFQTFPPLINVPKLTRRKSKRIREELVPQLNSPALKTSLDTELSCFKASWKNFSLSELQVATDNFSKDNLIGEGGYAEVYKGKLENGQYAAIKRLTRGTQEEMTADFLSELGILVHVDDPNIAKVIGYGVEGGMHLVLHLSPHGSLSSILYGPREKLDWGIRYKIALGTAKGLLYLHEGCQRRIIHKDIKASNILLSEDFEPQISDFGLAKWLPDQWTHHIVSKFEGTFGFVLQKSKNIYIFFPLKILLLQTLYLCSSFPPKNHDSYLPPEFFMHGIVDEKTDVYSYGVLLLEVITGKPAIDGSQTSLVMWVKPLLSKNNLKELIDPCLGDSYDVDQMKRVVMTASMCINQSSIHRPQMSEVVQILEGDEGRLELLHQRQKSKLQRTYSEELCHAEEYNSTKYLSDLDRQLEFVLGPL, from the exons ATGGGCAGCAATGGTTCTCGCAGCATTCACAAACAGAATCAAGATGAGGAAACTACTCCTGTTGGAAGCAGAAGGCATAGAGCAGGGTTTTCTGACTCTTTTTCAAGTCATG ACTTGGGTTCATTAGATTTGGAGGAGGGTCTAACCGGGTCTCGTCGTAGAGTTTCTGAGGATTATCTAAGAAATTCAGAATCCGAACCAGTCACTCCCAAGGCCAGCACTTCAGATACAGATGCAAAAGCTCCAAATTGGCGTGGCTTCTTTAGAATACTGAAGAAAGGACCCCAAATGCCTTTCCAAACATTTCCTCCTCTAATAAATGTTCCAAAACTTACAAGGAGAAAAAGCAAAAGGATTAGAGAAGAGCTTGTTCCACAATTGAACTCTCCAGCCTTGAAAACTAGTTTGGATACTGAACTTAGCTGCTTCAAAGCCTCATGGAAGAATTTCTCACTCTCAGAACTCCAAGTTGCAACAGACAACTTCAGCAAGG ATAATTTGATTGGTGAAGGAGGCTATGCTGAGGTTTACAAAGGGAAATTAGAAAATGGTCAGTATGCTGCAATTAAACGTCTAACAAGGGGAACACAAGAAGAAATGACTGCAGATTTCTTATCTGAGCTTGGAATATTAGTCCATGTTGATGATCCAAATATTGCTAAAGTGATTGGATATGGTGTTGAAGGAGGAATGCACCTTGTTCTTCATTTGTCTCCCCATGGCAGCCTATCATCCATACTTTATG GCCCACGGGAAAAACTGGATTGGGGAATCAGATATAAAATTGCTTTAGGTACTGCTAAGGGCCTTCTGTATCTTCATGAAGGATGCCAGAGGAGAATTATCCACAAAGATATTAAGGCTTCTAATATATTGCTTTCAGAGGATTTTGAACCTCAG ATATCTGATTTTGGGCTTGCAAAGTGGCTACCAGATCAATGGACTCACCATATTGTCTCAAAATTTGAAGGCACATTTGGGTTCGTACTTCAAaagtcaaaaaatatatatatattttttcccttGAAAATTTTGTTACTTCAAACGCTTTACCTCTGTTCTTCTTTTCCTCCCAAAAATCATGATAGCTACCTTCCTCCTGAGTTCTTCATGCATGGCATAGTAGATGAGAAAACCGACGTCTATTCTTATGGGGTACTACTATTAGAAGTCATCACTGGTAAGCCAGCTATTGATGGATCACAGACAAGCCTTGTGATGTGG GTAAAACCTTTACTTTCGAAGAATAATCTCAAGGAGCTAATAGATCCATGTCTTGGAGATTCCTATGATGTAGATCAGATGAAACGTGTGGTTATGACAGCTTCAATGTGTATAAATCAATCCTCTATCCATCGACCACAAATGAGCGAG GTTGTGCAGATTTTAGAAGGTGATGAAGGCCGTTTGGAATTGTTACATCAGCGCCAAAAGTCTAAACTCCAAAGGACATATTCTGAGGAGCTTTGCCATGCAGAAGAGTACAACTCAACCAAATATTTGAGTGATCTTGATCGACAATTGGAGTTCGTCTTAGGCCCCCTCTAG